In Propionicimonas paludicola, a single window of DNA contains:
- a CDS encoding D-alanine--D-alanine ligase family protein, which translates to MTGHPQRTRVALVFGGVSPEHPVSCLTAGSVARAIDAERYQVIGVGITTDGAWVRIPTDELIGFEVKDGHLPQVAEDRPAALLVPVDGGAAIATRVEDRLTDLEPFDVAFALLHGPYGEDGTIQGLFEMLGVRYVGAGVAASAIGMDKDLMKRSMAAAGLPVGPWVAITPSEWTHDQAGCLARIAELSYPLFVKPARGGSSLGISQVDAIEQLIPAIEAARALDPKVVIEQGFTGVREIECAVLGDPDRQPKVSQPGEIVMHGASAFYDFDAKYLPEDQVRLDVPAKLDPAVADQLRDLARRTFVAMDVEGLARVDLFLDADGKAWVNELNTMPGFTRTSMFPMMWAEAGLSYSELIGTLLELALRRPLGLR; encoded by the coding sequence ATGACCGGACATCCACAGCGAACTCGAGTGGCTCTGGTCTTCGGTGGAGTCAGCCCCGAACACCCGGTGAGCTGTCTGACCGCGGGCAGTGTGGCGCGGGCCATTGATGCCGAGCGCTACCAGGTGATCGGTGTGGGAATCACCACCGACGGCGCCTGGGTGCGGATCCCCACCGACGAGTTGATCGGCTTCGAGGTCAAGGACGGCCACCTGCCGCAGGTGGCTGAGGACCGTCCGGCCGCGCTGCTGGTGCCGGTGGACGGCGGTGCGGCCATCGCCACTCGGGTCGAGGACCGGCTCACCGACCTGGAGCCCTTCGACGTGGCCTTCGCGCTGCTGCACGGCCCGTACGGCGAGGACGGCACCATCCAGGGCCTGTTCGAGATGCTCGGGGTCCGCTATGTCGGTGCCGGAGTGGCGGCCAGCGCCATCGGCATGGACAAGGACCTGATGAAGCGCTCAATGGCGGCCGCCGGGCTGCCGGTCGGGCCCTGGGTGGCGATCACCCCCTCGGAGTGGACCCATGACCAGGCCGGCTGCCTGGCCCGGATCGCCGAGCTGAGCTATCCGCTGTTCGTGAAGCCGGCCCGCGGCGGCTCGAGCCTGGGAATCAGCCAGGTCGATGCGATCGAGCAGCTGATTCCGGCCATCGAGGCCGCTCGCGCGCTGGACCCGAAGGTGGTCATCGAGCAGGGCTTCACCGGCGTCCGCGAGATCGAGTGCGCCGTCCTGGGCGACCCGGACCGCCAGCCGAAGGTCAGCCAGCCCGGCGAGATCGTCATGCACGGTGCGTCGGCCTTCTACGACTTCGACGCCAAGTACCTCCCCGAGGACCAGGTCCGTCTGGACGTCCCGGCCAAGCTCGACCCGGCCGTCGCCGATCAGCTGCGCGACCTGGCCCGGCGCACTTTCGTGGCCATGGACGTCGAGGGCCTGGCCCGGGTCGACCTGTTCCTGGATGCCGACGGCAAGGCCTGGGTGAACGAGCTGAACACCATGCCCGGCTTCACCCGGACCTCGATGTTCCCGATGATGTGGGCCGAGGCCGGGCTGTCCTACTCGGAGCTGATCGGCACGCTGCTGGAGCTGGCGCTGCGCCGTCCGCTCGGCCTGCGATGA
- a CDS encoding thiamine-phosphate kinase has translation MSGRRVADLGEFELIDLITAGLGRGEQVVLGAGDDAAVLRLRGDLAVSTDTMVENVHFRRDWSSAHDVGRKSVAACVADAEAMGATGVGVVVSLSVPGELEVEWFSDFAAGVRAECDNAGVSLVGGDLTRAEQIVITVTVLADLAGREPLRRAGAQPGDDVAFCGRLGWAAAGLAVLSRGFRSPRAVVVAQRVPEPPYGQGVVAAQAGAHCLIDVSDGLLADLGHIAAASQVQIDLDSSRFEIAEPQQAVAAALGGGNPLIYQLTGGEDHALVGSFPPGRVPSGWTVIGRVNDGPAQVLVDGAVPDVEAAGWQHFGPAR, from the coding sequence ATGAGCGGACGCCGGGTCGCCGACCTCGGCGAGTTCGAACTCATCGACCTGATTACTGCCGGCCTCGGCCGTGGTGAGCAGGTGGTGCTCGGCGCCGGTGATGACGCCGCCGTGCTGCGGTTGCGCGGCGACCTGGCTGTGTCCACCGACACCATGGTCGAGAACGTCCACTTCCGCCGGGACTGGTCTTCGGCCCACGACGTCGGACGTAAGTCGGTGGCGGCCTGCGTGGCCGACGCCGAGGCCATGGGGGCCACCGGAGTCGGAGTGGTGGTCAGCCTGTCGGTGCCCGGCGAGCTCGAGGTCGAGTGGTTCAGCGACTTCGCCGCCGGCGTCCGCGCCGAGTGCGACAACGCCGGGGTGTCTCTGGTCGGCGGCGATCTGACCCGCGCCGAGCAGATCGTGATCACCGTGACCGTGCTGGCCGACCTGGCCGGGCGCGAGCCGCTGCGCCGGGCGGGTGCGCAGCCGGGCGATGACGTGGCCTTCTGCGGACGGCTGGGCTGGGCCGCGGCCGGGCTGGCCGTGCTGAGCCGCGGCTTCCGCTCGCCACGGGCTGTGGTGGTCGCTCAACGCGTCCCCGAGCCGCCCTACGGCCAGGGCGTGGTGGCCGCACAGGCCGGTGCCCACTGCCTGATCGACGTCTCCGACGGACTGCTGGCCGATCTGGGTCACATCGCGGCCGCCTCGCAGGTGCAGATCGACCTGGACAGCTCCCGCTTCGAGATCGCCGAGCCGCAGCAAGCCGTGGCCGCGGCCTTGGGCGGAGGCAACCCGCTGATCTACCAGCTGACCGGGGGAGAGGACCATGCCCTGGTCGGCAGCTTTCCGCCCGGCCGGGTGCCCAGCGGGTGGACGGTGATCGGACGGGTCAACGACGGTCCAGCGCAGGTGCTGGTGGACGGTGCCGTCCCCGACGTCGAGGCGGCCGGCTGGCAGCACTTCGGGCCGGCCAGGTGA